Below is a genomic region from Gracilimonas sp..
ATTATAGATAATGCCATTCTTTCCGACCACTTTAAGTCACTGGAAACACTTTGGCTTATTATAGGTGAACAGGCTGTTATTAACAGTATAAGGGTTAGGCTGAGGGTTTTCATCATTGTAATTCCAACATTAATTATTGACGCCGCGCAAACGGTTGCGCTTTGTCAATTAACAGGATTTAGTAAAAGAAAGCAAGCAATACTTTAACCGGTAACTTAAGTCTTCAGGCTCTCTATGGAAGCATTTTCTTGCCGCGTTTGCATAGTTGAATAGCGAGTCCCCAGGGATCTCTGAGCATGATAAGATGTGAACCATCTTCCAGCTCTTCATTGCTTACTTCAGAAGCTCCGGCCTCCACAAGCCGATCCTTTTCTTTTTCTGGATGCTCTGAGGTGAAGGCCAAATGAACGATCAAGGGGTTCATGCCATGATAATCAGGCACGTTATCTGACGGATTATTATAAATCTCAAGCATAACCTGCCCGCTTTCATCTGCTAAAAAAGTAGTGAACGGCGGTTTCTTCTCTTGCTTAACGATGTCGAAATGAAGATGATTGACATACCACTCTCTCATTTCAACGGGTGATTCAACGTTTAAGGCAAAATGCTCAATTTTCATATTCTCTTTGTCATTTTTAGATTTATAAAGAATCTTCTCTGTAATACAATCGATTGCATAAAGTATGGTTATTTTTGAAAATAAATTAAACACCTTCCTCATTTGATGAATATCAGCTTTAAAAAGAGTAAGCAGCGGATAAATTTTGCTTTTTAGGATGCTTATAAACAAAAACTGCTTTCCTGTATTCTCTGGCTTATCTGGAATTTTTTTATATATTCAGTGCAATCGATTACACTAAATAAAAAGCCAGCCAATTATGTCTGTGAATTACACCGTTAGATATGCCGCAAATCCTGAAGATGTTAAGAATTATGGCACTGAACGCCTCCGGGATGATTTTCTGATTGAAGATTTATTTGTTAGTGGAGAAATCAATCTTGTTTATTCGTTCTATGGCCGTCAAATTGTGGGGGGCGCTAAACCTGACTCCTCCCCTTTGAAGCTGGAAACAATCGACCCTTTGAAAGCTAATTTTTTTCTTGAGCGAAGGGAACTTGGTATTATAAATGTAGGTGAACCCGGCTTCGTTAAAGTGGGTGATAGCGAATATGAAATAGACTTTAAAGAAGCGATTTATATAGGCCGTGGTGAAGAAGAAGTTAGTTTTCACCAAAAAGATGGCAAGCAGCCTCTCTTTTATTTTAACTCTGCACCCGCACATAAAGCCTATCCCACCAAAAAAATATCGCAGGATGAAGCTGAGATTGTAGAACTCGGCTCCCTTGAAACCGCAAACCATCGCGTGATTCGTAAACTCATCGTGAATAGCATCGTGGATACCTGTCAACTACAAATGGGTATGACTCAGCTCGAAACAGGCAGCGTCTGGAATACCATGCCTGCCCATGTTCACAATCGAAGAATGGAAGCTTACTTTTATTTTGAAGTTCCGGAAGAACAAGCTGTTTGTCATTTCATGGGTGAACCGGACAACACCCGCCATATCTGGATGAAAAACAATCAGGCAGTACTTTCTCCCCCATGGTCTATTCACTGTGGATCGGGAACCAGTAATTACACCTTTATATGGGCTATGAATGGCGAGAACCTGGATTACGGAGATATGGATCATGTTGAGATCCAAGACCTGAAGTAAGCTTAAACACTTACTTCTCATTCAATCTAACCTTCAAACTGATTTACACTTATGAGTTCTCTATTTGATTTAACAGGAAAGCGAGCTTTTGTAACCGGTGCTACCCACGGTCTGGGTATGGCCATGGCTAAAGGACTTGGTGATGCCGGAGCGGAATTAATTATCAACGGGACTACCCCGGAGAAAATGGAGCGTGCACTGGAAGAATACCGCTCGCAAGGATATACCGTTCATGGCTTTATTTTTGATGTAACCGATGAAGATAAAGCCAAAGAACATGTCGACAAGATCGAGAAGGAAATTGGCCCTATCGATATACTTGTGAACAACGCAGGGATCATTAAAAGAGTCCCCCTAAAAGATATGGAAGTGGAAGACTACCGCCGGGTTATCGATGTAGATCTTGTGGGCCCTTTTATTATGGCCAAACAGGTTGTTAAACACATGATTCCACGTGGTGAAGGCAAGATTATCAATATTTGTTCTATGATGACTGAACTTGGGCGTGATACCGTCGGAGCTTATGCAGCTGCCAAAGGCGGGCTCAAAATGCTGACGCAGAACATGGCTACAGAGTGGGCAAAACATAACATTCAGGCAAACGGAATAGGCCCCGGATATTTTGCAACATCACAGACCGAGCCCATTCGCAAGGACGGCCATCCCTTTAATGATTTCATCATACAACGAACACCAGCTGGCCGATGGGGTGATCCTGAAGATCTGGCTGGCGCAGCCGTTTTTCTATCCTCAAAAGGCAGTGACTTTGTAAATGGACAAATCATCTATGTTGATGGCGGAATTTTAGCCACCATCGGTAAACCAGCCAACGAATAATCTTATAGCCATGCGTACTTCAGTCTTTATCATTCAAGGAATTATAATTTCCACATCTCTTCTGCTTCTTTCGGGTTGCTCAGCATCTCAGGAAGACTTTACTGTAATCAATAGTTCAAATATTGACCGGTCGGACGAGCCGATTGTGTTTTCACGGGAGGATATTACCGAAAAAGCCGGTGGTATTCAGATTATGGAAGGAAAGCTTCCCCTGCCTGTAAAAGATGGAGAACCAATTCCTGCTCAAATCGATGATATAGACGGTGACGGCTCGTGGGATGAGCTAGCCTTTACATTATCTATTGCTGCTGGAGATACTCAAAATGTTTCTATTGAGTTCATATCCCCTGAAGATTATCCCGAGTTTACTGCACGTACAAATGTACGCTTCGGTGTTTTAGATGAGGACGGAGTTAGAGCTGTGGAGACTTTAGAGATCCCCGGCAATGAACTTCCGGTTCCCTTGTTCACACGGTACCAAATGGACGGGCCTGCATGGGAAAACGACAAGGTAGGCTTCCGGCAATATATTGATGGAAGAAATGGCCGGGACCTTTTTGGTAAAACAATGGCCTCTATGGCACTCGATACAGTGGGTATAGCTGAAGATGGCTCACTGGAAGACAATTATCATGTAATGTTGCCTTGGGGGCGAGATATTCTTGCTGTGGGGAATTCCCTGGGACTTGGTGGTATTGCCATGCTGGAAAATAACCAGCCTGTCAGGCTTGGAGTTCGCATGGATGCAGAGCAAAACAATGTTGCCAAGACATCCTATGAATTGATTACAGAAGGCCCTGTTCGTTCCATTTTCAAGCTCAATTATGAAGGATGGAACACCGGAAACGGAAATTATAGTCTTGAAAACACCGTAACCATTTGGGCTGGCCGCTATGGTTATACGAATGATATCACTCTTAAAAGCCCTAATGCGTCAGATACCTTGATTGTTGGAGTTGTTAACATCCACAATGATAACCCTCCTATTTTATTTAATGAGACAGGCACCGATTATTCTGCATTCTATACTCACGACAAACAGACTTATGACGACGGTTGGTATCTTGGTATGGGGATTATTTTTCCATCAGAATCTTACCTGAGTTACCAAAAAGCCCCGGATTCGGGACCAGGTGTAACTACGAGTTTTTTGAATCTATTTGAGCTAAGACAGGATAAAAGCCTGACCTATCATGTACTTGCAGGATGGGAACTAAGCGATACGCAATTTGCTAGTCCGGAATATTTTGATGCTTTTATTTCTGAAGAAATACAAAAAGAATCTGCTCCGGTTATCATTAAATAGACCGCAATTGATTTCAAACTATTTTACTGATATGCTTTCATTGAACTACCCGACCCTTATTGAGCACTGATGGCAAAAAAAAGAACAACCATCCATGATATTGCGCGTGAGCTGGATATTACCGCTTCAACGGTTTCCAGGGCTTTAAAAGATCATCCGCGTATCAGCGATTCTACCAAAGAATCTGTGATCGCAATGGCAAAGAAAATGAACTATCAGCCAAACAGCATTGCGGCTGCTCTTCGAAGAGGGACCAGTAATTTGGTTGGAGTTATTATCCCAACTGTTGACCGAAACTTCTTTGCTTCCGTTGTACGTGGAGTCGAAGATGTGCTTAACGACACCAGCTATAATGTAATTATCTGCCAGTCTAATGATTCGCTGGAGAAGGAGAAATCCAATATCAAGGCATTACTGGAAGCCCAGGTAGATGCTATTTTTGCTTCTTATGCAAAAGAAACCACCGATTTTTCCCATTATGAAGAAGTCATAAAGCGAGGCATCCCCCTTATCCTATTTGACCGGATGCAGGATGCATTTGAAGTAGACACCGTTGTTATTGATGATTATTTGGGAGCTTTCAAGGCAACCGAACACCTGATTGAACAAGGTTGCAAGCGCATTGTTCACTTTTCCGGGCCCCAAAACGTCAGCATATATCGTGACAGAAAACGGGGGTATGAACAAGCACTAAAAAAGCACGGCATATCTATTGATGAATCGCTTGTATTATCCAGTGACTTAAAGCTGGAATCAGGTAAAATGCTTGGTGAAGAAATTTCGAATTGGCCTGATTTGCCAGATGCCGTATTCTCAGCCAGTGACTATGCTGCAATGGGAGCTATGGAGATATTCAAGAATAAAGAAATTATAGTACCTGATGATATTGCCGTGGTTGGATTCAGTAACGAATCTTTTACCTCTCTGGTAGATCCTGCTCTTTCAACCGTTGATCAACACAGCAAAAAAATGGGGCAGTTTACGGCAAACCTTTTCCTGGACCAGGTGAAAGACAAGGATTCTGATCACCCGCCATCAAAGACTGTTTTAAATCCCGAATTGATCATCAGGAAATCATCACTGAAAAATGGACAAATAAAACCAAAAAAATCCTGATTTAAGGATTTTTCTATTGAAAAATACTGTAGCAATTCATTAATTGTACAATCGATTGCACAACATACTTAATAAACTCATCAAAGCTGGTGAGCTAAACAAATAATCAAATTAACCTAACCGTTGTTATGAAGAAAGTAGTCACCTTTGGGGAAATCATGCTTCGACTCTCCCCTCCCGGATTTCTGAGATTTTCACAGGCAAACTCATTTGATGTTATATATGGAGGAGGCGAATCAAATGTAGCCGTATCTTTGGCTAACTATGGCATACCGGTTGAGTTTGTTACCCGCCTTCCGAATAATGATATCGGTGAATGCGCCCTCATGGAGATGAGAAAACGTAATGTGGGCACTAACCATATTATCCGCGGCGGAGAGCGTTTAGGAATTTATTTTCTGGAAACAGGCGCTGTAAGCCGTGGCAGTAAAGTAGTTTACGACCGTGCACACTCTGCTATTTCCACGATTAAAAAGGGTGATATTGACTGGGAAAAAGTGTTTGATGGAGCTGACTGGTTTCATTGGACGGGTATTACCCCTGCCCTTTCTCAGGGAGCAGCTGATGTAACCCTGGAAGCCATCAAAGCGGCCAACGAATTAGGTGTTACTGTATCTACCGACCTAAATTATCGTGCTAAGCTTTGGAAATATGGCAAGGAGCCCGGTGAGATTATGCCAGCATTGGTAGAAGGCTGTGATGTGATCCTTGGTAATGAAGAAGATGCTGAAAAACACTTTGGCATTGAGCCTGAAGACGTAGATATCACCAAAGGTGAATCTATGGACAGCCAGGCTTATCTGTCTGTATGTAAGAAATTGAAAGAGCGCTTCCCAAGAGCGAAGAAAATCATCACAACTTTGCGGGGTTCTATTAGTGCTTCGCATAACTCCTGGTCTGGCGTGCTATATAACGGAGATGAATTCCTGGAAACCAGAACGTATCAAATCACGGATATTGTAGATCGTGTTGGCGGCGGCGATTCCTTCATGGGTGGACTGATTTATGGATTACTTACCTATGAAGATGACGATCAAAAAGCACTTGATTTTGCCGTGGCAGCTTCCTGCCTCAAGCACACCATTTACGGTGACGCTAATTTAGCAACCGTTGATGAAGTAGAAAAATTAATGGGCGGAGATGCTTCCGGCCGTGTATCAAGATAGCTGGCTATGAAGTTAGAATACACATGGCGCTGGTATGGCCCCGACGACCCTGTTACCCTGAAAGACATCCGGCAGACAGAAGCAACGGGAATCGTAACTGCTTTACATCACATTCCTGCTGGAGAAGTTTGGTCGGTTGATGAAATCCAGAAACGGAAGCGGGAAATTGAAGCGGCTGGCCTGAGATGGTCGGTAGTGGAAAGTGTGCCGGTTCATGAAGATATCAAAAAGAAAAGTGGACAGTGCGTTCGCTACATTGAGAATTACCAGCAAACGCTTCGGAACCTTTCTTTATGTGAAGTTAGAACCGTTTGCTATAATTTCATGCCCATCCTGGATTGGACCCGAACCAACCTGAACTATCCGGTTGGTAATGGCGCATATGCTTTACGATTTGAGAAAACCGCCTTTGCTGCTTTTGACCTTTTTATTCTACGCCGCCATGGTGCCGAAAGTGATTACAAGGATTCCGAAATTCAGAAAGCAGAATTGTATCACAACTCCATGAACCGGAAATCCCGTGATCAGTTAACAGATACTATTATTGCCGGTCTTCCCGGCGGCCATGAAGGCTACTCTTTAGAAGCATTCAAAAAGATGCTGAATGAATACAAGAGTATTGATGCCAAAGAACTGGAAGCCAACCTCCGGTCTTTTTTGGAGGAGGTAATTCCCGTTGCTGAAGAACATAATGTAATGATGTGCATCCATCCTGATGACCCTCCTTTTCCTATTCTCGGGTTACCTCGTGTGGTGAGTACGGAGCAGGACATTAAACGACTTTTGGGCGATGTGGATTCGCCTAACAACGGAATCACTTTTTGCACCGGTTCTTATGGAGTTCGTAGTGACAATCATTTGCCCGAGATGGCAGCAAAATTTGCCGATCGCATTCACTTTTTACACCTTAGAAGCGTACAAAGAGAAGGTGATGGTAGTTTCTATGAAGCTAATCACCTGGCCGGAGATTCTGATATAGCTGGAGTTATGAAGGCCGTTCTCGAATCTTCCAAGCTGGATGAAAACCGGATTATCCCAGTTCGACCAGATCACGGACACAAAATGTTAGACGACATTGACAAGGTCACAAACCCCGGTTATTCCTGTATTGGAAGACTAAAAGGATTAAGTGAACTCAGAGGACTGGAACAGGGGCTTCGGTTCAGTATGGAAAATAAAAATTAACCCTACATGGAAGCGGTTTTATTTGAATTTAAAGCCATACATGATTTACTTAATGCAATCGATTTCACAGAATATATAATTTCAAACACGTACTAATTTCATGGCAAGATTTTCACGCATAAAGGTCGCAACTGTGATGGAAGAAACGGGGCTCGTCCCCTTATTTTATCATAAAAATCTGGATACTTGTAAGGAAGTACTCACTGCTTGCTACAAAGGAGGAGCACGAATCCTCGAATTCACCAATCGCGGTGATTTTGCTCATGAGGTTTTTGGTGAACTCAATAAATTTGCGGAAAAGGAATTACCTGAAATGATTCTTGGTGTTGGTTCTGTAACGGATGCCGGAACGGCTTCTTTATACATGCAGCTGGGTGCAAATTTTGTAGTTACCCCTGTACTTCGGGAAGACATTGGCATTGTTTGTAATCGCCGAAAAGTGTTATGGTCGCCCGGTTGTGGTTCCCTCTCTGAAATTGCCCGGGCAGAAGAACTCGGAGCAGAAATTGTCAAACTTTTCCCCGGAAGTCAGTTAGGCCCCGGGTTTGTGAAAGCCATTACTGCTCCCTGTCCATGGACCAGTATCATGCCAACTGGTGGTGTTACAGCAGAAAAAGAAAACCTTGAGGGCTGGTTTAATGCCGGTGTTACCTGTGTAGGAATGGGCTCTCAGTTAGTAACTAAAGAGTTCCTGTCTACCAAAGACTTTACCGGACTCGAAAAACATGTAAGAAATACACTCGAACTTATTAACTCTATTCGTAATGCATAAGCTGTCTCTTCCGATATTCCTGATTTCGTGCTTTCTGATATTTAATATTACCGGATGCGGTGAAGTTACCAAGGAGCAGAAAACCATTCGCCTGGCTCATGCCTTAAGTACTTCCCACCCCGTTCACCAGGGAATGGTCCGCATGGCTGAATTGGTAGACGAAAAATCTGAGGGAAAGCTTAAGATCACCATTTTTCCCAGTCAGCAACTTGGATCTGAAAGGGAAGCTCTGGAATTACTTCAGATTGGAAGTATTGGTATGACGAAAGTATCCTCAGCGGCACTGGAAAACTTTGTACCTGAACTTAGAGTGTACAGCCTTCCCTACCTTTTCAAAGACGAGCAACACATTCTGGATGTACTGAATGGGGAAATTGGTAAAGAGTTGCTGTTGGCTGGTGAAGAATACTGGCTTAGAGGGCTCACTTACTATGATGCCGGGCAACGTAGTTTTTACACAAAAGACCGCCCTATCGAAACTCCGGAAGATTTGCAGGGACTCAAAATCAGGGTTATGGAAAGCCAAATGGCAGTAAGCATGGTAAATGAGCTTGGAGGCTCTCCAACTCCAATTTCGTGGGGCGAATTATATACTGCGCTGCAGCAAGGTGTTGTGGATGGAGCCGAGAATAATCCTCCTTCTTTCCTGACATCAAGGCATTATGAAGTGGCTAAATATTATAGCCTTGATGAACACACTATGCTTCCCGATTTGTTAATTATCAGCACCCTGCAATGGGAGAACCTGACAGAACAAGAGCAAGCCTGGATACAGGAAGCCGCTGATTCATCCGCGACCTACCAGAGACAAATTTGGGCAGAAGCTGAGAAGGAAGCACTTGAAGTAGCTCAGGAAGCCGGTGTTGAAATAACCTATCCTGACAAGCAACCCTTTATTGACATGACCAAGCCCATTTACGAACAATACCGTGAATCAGACCCCGAATTTTATCAACTGATCCAGCGAATCCTGGACGAACATCAGACCGATTGATCTATGAAAACTTTTGACCGATATCTCGAATATTTCCTGGCCTCTCTTATGGCACTGATGCTTTTTAGTGTTTGCTGGCAGGTACTAACACGATACGTTTTTTCATCTCCAAGTTCGTTCACCGATGAGCTAGCCCGCTACCTGCTCATTTGGATCGGAACACTTGGAGCAGCTTATGCATCCGGTAAACGGCTTCACCTAGCCATCGATCTGTTTCCAGCCAGCCTTGAGGGTAAATCAAAATACCGCCTTTCGGTATTTATTAATGTTCTCATCATCCTGTTTTCTTTTACTGTGCTAGTTGTAGGTGGTTCCAGGTTAGTATACATCACTTATACACTTGGTCAGGTTTCTGCTGCCATGCAGTTACCATTGGCTTATGTTTATACAATACTTCCCATCAGCGGGATACTCATTGTGTATTATAAAATCAGAGACATCATCCTTATGAGCCCTGAAAAGCCCGACCTCTCCTCTCAAAATAATCCATCTTAAATAAGGTATCTCATGGTTTTAACTGAAGTATTGATCCTGGTTTTAAGTTTTATCGTTTTATTAGGAATAGGCGTACCTATCGCTTGGAGTATTGGTTTGTCCGGGCTTTTTACTCTGCTGGTAAGTATAGATAGCATTCCGGCATTTACCACTCTGGCACAAAGAATGGGTACCGGCCTTGATAGTTTTACCCTCCTTGCTATTCCTTTTTTCATATTGGCAGGGCAATTGATTAACAAAGGCGGGCTTGCCCAACGGCTTATTAAGCTTGCCAAAGATTTGATGGGCTCCCTCCCCGGGGGGCTGGCCCATGTTAATATAGTAGCAGCCATGTTATTCGGAGCAATTGCTGGGTCTGCTGTTGCAGCTGCCTCTGCTATCGGTTCCATTCTGGGGCCAAGGATGGAAAAAGAAGGCTATTCCCGGGAGTTTTCGGCTGCCGTTAATATTACTTCTTCTACAACGGGACTACTCATTCCTCCCTCAAACATTTTAATTATTTATTCACTTGCCAGTGGTGGGGTTTCCATTGCAGCCCTCTTCCTGGCTGGATATTTGCCAGGTATACTTACCGGTTTAGCTCTTATGATCGTTGCAGCATTTTGGGCTAAAAAGAAAAACTTCCCAGTTGGTGAACGCACTAAATTGGCTGAAGTAGCTAAAAGCTTTGTAAGAGCCTTCCCTGCTTTGTTACTCCTTGTGATTGTAATTGGGGGAATCATAGCCGGTATCTTTACAGCTACAGAAGCTTCAGCAATTGCTGTGGTTTATACCCTTATTTTAGGATTTATGTATAGGGAACTGACGATTAAAGAATTACCACAGGTTTTCCTGGAATCTGTTAAAACAACATCCATCGTGATGTTACTTATCGCAGCTTCCATTGCTATGTCGTGGGTAATGTCGTTCGAGGAAATTCCTCAAAATGTAACAGAAGCACTACTATCGCTAAGTGATAACAAAGTCGTCATTCTTTTGATGATCAATGTTATTCTGTTGTTTGTAGGAACTTTTATGGACATGACACCGGCAGTACTCATTTTCACCCCTATATTCCTTCCTATTGTAGTAGAACTGGGTATTGAACCGGTTCACTTTGGAATTATCATGATTCTGAACTTATCTATTGGCTTGTGTACCCCACCGGTAGGAACTATTTTATTTGTAGGAGTAGGAGTTGCCAAGACAACCATCGTCAAGGTCATAAAACCATTGCTGCCGTTATTTATAGCAATGATTGTAGCCCTGATGGTTATTACATATTTCCCACAAATCAGCTTGTGGTTACCAAATTTATTTGGATTCTGATATTACCTGGAGGAATTAGCAGTATTAAATTCAACAAAGAATTCCCGAAGTTTCTCTACGTTCTTTCTGGAACCAATATAAATTGGCGTACACTCATGTAATGAAGCAGGCTGTATTTCCATAATGCGCCTGCTCCCATCTATTGCCAATCCACCTGCCTGCTCTATAATAAAGCTCAGAGGATTACACTCATACATTAGGCGAAGCTTTCCATTTGGATATTTTGAACTATCAGGATACATAAAAATACCTCCCTGCAGTAAGGTGCGGTGCACATCTGCTGCCATACATCCAACATACCGCGCTTTATACGGTCGTCCGGTGTCTGGATCAATTTCTTGGCAGTACTTTACATATTGCTTTAAGCCCGGATCCCAAAAGTTGTAGCTCCCTTCATCTGCGCTGTAAATATTTCCATACTCAGGGATCTTTACGTCTTCATGACTGAGGATGAATTCTCCGATACTGGGATCAAGAGTAAAAATACGGACACCCAAACCTGTTGTATAAGCAAGCACCGTACTCGATCCATAAAGGACATATCCAGCGGCTACTTGTTTTTCTCCAGACTGAAGGGCATCTCCTTCCGCCAGCTTTTTCTTGCTTTCGGGTCGCATATAAACGGAAAAGATACTTCCTATAGAAACACTTACATCTATATTTGATGAACCATCCAATGGGTCCATATACACAATGTATTTACCTGCTTCTCCGCTTAGGCGGACAACCCCCTCATTTTCTTCAGAAATTACCATACAGGTAATATTTGAACGGCTTAGAGCGGAAATGAGCTGTTCATTTGCAAATAGGTCTAGTTTCTTTTGGCTTTCTCCATGAACATTTTCCGAGTCTTCGTATCCAAGAATATTTGTAATACCGGCTTTATTCACTTCCCTTGAAATGATCTTTGCAGCAAGCCCAATATCTCTAAGCAATTGAGATAACTCCCCGGTAGCACCCGGAAATTTATTTTGAGCGCGGATAATATATTCTTCAAGTGTTACTAAATCTTTCATAAGAATGTGCTCTTGTCTTTAATACTATTTATTGAAGTATTATTCTGGAATCTATTTGATTCAGAACTGCTTTCCCCATCAAATTTCATTATAAAAAAAATACACTCACCCGGAGGCTTTTATATAAAGCACTCCGGATGGTGTATTTTAAAATACGCTACTTTAACTACTTATTATCTTATTTAATCAAAGTAAGCTTGCGTACTGCTGAATAATTTCCGGCTGTAATTCTGTAAATGTAAATACCAGTCGCAAACTGCGCGGCATTCCATTGTATTTCGTATGTACCGGGAGATTGTCGTGCGTTCACCAATTCAGTCACTTTACGACCCGTAACATCAAATATCTCTATAGATACTTCTGATGCTTCAGGTATGTCGTAACTAATTGTTGTGGTTGGGTTGAACGGATTAGGATAGTTTTGCTTCAATGCAAATTCCGTTGGAATCTGATCTTCCACTTCGTTTGAAACACCCAGATTTCTTGTGATGCTAAGATCAAAAGAAGATTCAGCAAAACGTGTTGTTATACCTGCTTCAGCTGTTACTGACCAAATAAGGTCTATCTCTTCACCTTCTGCAACCCCTAAACCAGCTATCACATCGTCTATAGCCTGATAGGTTAACGTAAGTGTTGTAGCAGACCCT
It encodes:
- a CDS encoding TRAP transporter large permease subunit, producing MVLTEVLILVLSFIVLLGIGVPIAWSIGLSGLFTLLVSIDSIPAFTTLAQRMGTGLDSFTLLAIPFFILAGQLINKGGLAQRLIKLAKDLMGSLPGGLAHVNIVAAMLFGAIAGSAVAAASAIGSILGPRMEKEGYSREFSAAVNITSSTTGLLIPPSNILIIYSLASGGVSIAALFLAGYLPGILTGLALMIVAAFWAKKKNFPVGERTKLAEVAKSFVRAFPALLLLVIVIGGIIAGIFTATEASAIAVVYTLILGFMYRELTIKELPQVFLESVKTTSIVMLLIAASIAMSWVMSFEEIPQNVTEALLSLSDNKVVILLMINVILLFVGTFMDMTPAVLIFTPIFLPIVVELGIEPVHFGIIMILNLSIGLCTPPVGTILFVGVGVAKTTIVKVIKPLLPLFIAMIVALMVITYFPQISLWLPNLFGF
- the fbp gene encoding class 1 fructose-bisphosphatase; this translates as MKDLVTLEEYIIRAQNKFPGATGELSQLLRDIGLAAKIISREVNKAGITNILGYEDSENVHGESQKKLDLFANEQLISALSRSNITCMVISEENEGVVRLSGEAGKYIVYMDPLDGSSNIDVSVSIGSIFSVYMRPESKKKLAEGDALQSGEKQVAAGYVLYGSSTVLAYTTGLGVRIFTLDPSIGEFILSHEDVKIPEYGNIYSADEGSYNFWDPGLKQYVKYCQEIDPDTGRPYKARYVGCMAADVHRTLLQGGIFMYPDSSKYPNGKLRLMYECNPLSFIIEQAGGLAIDGSRRIMEIQPASLHECTPIYIGSRKNVEKLREFFVEFNTANSSR
- a CDS encoding TRAP transporter small permease codes for the protein MKTFDRYLEYFLASLMALMLFSVCWQVLTRYVFSSPSSFTDELARYLLIWIGTLGAAYASGKRLHLAIDLFPASLEGKSKYRLSVFINVLIILFSFTVLVVGGSRLVYITYTLGQVSAAMQLPLAYVYTILPISGILIVYYKIRDIILMSPEKPDLSSQNNPS